A single Corticium candelabrum chromosome 12, ooCorCand1.1, whole genome shotgun sequence DNA region contains:
- the LOC134187744 gene encoding centrosomal protein POC5-like, protein MSSVEVTSSPEEESHSPGSSVSSRLQEQYDELLRYAVVTPQFDPRSFPPHTDKMRRSPLEQVDVMAKETDVLAEKRSEESMKSLDVNDESSHADNSSNEDSGSHIALPRPEHEQHERRQEVTFPLSGTPHSGTQLRVPPLVVDDSPPGSITDDNEDERKRADDPDMMRLELQLDSWTLDLKRNILAEFGQTRIKLLERHRQDIENEQERHAAELDRVHNELEGCKELLVTYEQSIARKDHIITNLSRALQKQKDKLELQKNFAAWKLRHCDEQREEFATKLARKHYDRHIAERVWSAWHGILETKWKQRVERACQTRAEEVCHRLSSEYEEKLSELNQCLQVSQAEVAHLQAERQGYEETMKRAFMRGVCALNLEAMTMFREGTGSGDVEEGEEHEKHVGVQPGWLPQNPVSVSLETAQQRPFVETTAQQVESSVESDAPPYQSRHVVAPSASTSHRRQSPSARATILSRPNQQKGGNVLVERHTERETQSRQGVQTGRVPPARIGATKPKAVTTSGTHQRRPAVKVVQ, encoded by the exons ATGTCGTCCGTCGAGGTAACGTCTTCTCCTGAAGAGGAATCACATTCTCCTGGATCGTCAGTGTCTAGTCGTTTACAAGAGCAATATGACGAGCTGTTACGCTACGCTGTCGTTACGCCGCAATTCGATCCGCGCTCGTTTCCACCTCACACAGACAAGATGAGACGTTCACCTCTAGAGCAAGTCGACGTGATGGCGAAGGAGACGGATGTATTGGCGGAGAAACGTTCGGAAGAGTCAATGAAGTCGTTGGACGTAAACG ATGAATCATCACATGCAGATAACAGTTCCAACGAAGACTCAGGCTCTCACATAGCTCTCCCACGTCCAGAACACGAACAACATGAAAGACGACAGGAAGTCACATTTCCATTATCAGGAACACCCCATAGTGGCACTCAACTCAGAGTTCCTCCATTAGTTGTTGATGACAGCCCACCAGGCTCGATTACAGATGACAATGAAGACGAAAGGAAACGGGCGGATGATCCGGACATGATGAGGCTTGAACTTCAGTTGGATTCGTGGACACTTGACTTGAAGCGGAACATTCTG gCAGAGTTTGGGCAAACTAGAATTAAATTACTGGAAAGGCATCGACAAGACATTGAGAATGAACAGGAAAG ACATGCTGCAGAGTTGGATCGCGTCCATAATGAGCTTGAAGGCTGCAAGGAACTTCTGGTGACGTATGAGCAATCGATAGCGAGGAAGGATCACATTATTACGAATTTGTCGAGAGCATTACAGAAACAG AAAGACAAGCTTGAGCTTCAGAAGAATTTTGCTGCCTGGAAGCTTCGTCATTGTGACGAGCAGCGTGAA GAGTTTGCAACTAAACTGGCAAGGAAGCACTACGATCGTCATATAGCTGAGAGAGTGTGGAGCGCATGGCATGGGATACTGGAGACGAAGTGGAAGCAACGGGTGGAGAGAGCTtgtcag ACAAGAGCTGAAGAAGTATGTCACAGACTAAGCTCAGAATACGAAGAAAAACTCTCAGAG CTAAACCAATGTCTCCAAGTCTCACAAGCAGAAGTTGCTCATCTTCAGGCTGAACGGCAAGGCTACGAAGAGACGATGAAGCGAGCGTTCATGCGTGGCGTCTGTGCCCTCAATCTCGAGGCAATGACGATGTTTAGAGAAGGAACAGGCAGTGGCGACGTTGAAGAAGGAGAGGAACACGAGAAACACGTGGGAGTGCAGCCTGGTTGGTTGCCACAGAATCcggtgtctgtctctttggaAACAGCCCAACAGCGACCTTTTGTTGAGACGACTGCGCAACAGGTGGAATCATCGGTTGAG TCCGATGCTCCTCCATATCAATCTCGTCACGTTGTGGCACCCAGTGCCTCCACTTCTCACAGACGCCAGTCGCCATCGGCACGTGCGACCATCCTGTCGAGGCCCAACCAACAGAAAGGCGGCAACGTGCTCGTCGAACGACACACAGAACGAGAAACACAGAGCAGACAAGGAGTGCAAACAGGGCGCGTGCCTCCCGCGAGAATCGGGGCAACAAAGCCAAAGGCAGTGACCACATCCGGGACACACCAACGACGACCAGCAGTCAAAGTAGTGCAATAA
- the LOC134187746 gene encoding NADH dehydrogenase [ubiquinone] 1 alpha subcomplex subunit 12-like yields the protein MANLKRPLLGLGHWIRVIQDAGGVWTVIKRLSRDGPAEIRTGTLVGADKFGNKYYENNNYIWSRHRWVDYGKWKGFDASQVPGEWHRWLHSMTDDPPTRVPPVHRKFLQDHEENFTGTNRQYVPYSTTRAKIELWNPEVKD from the exons ATGGCCAACTTGAAACGACCTCTTCTTGGATTAGGCCACTGGATTCGCGTTATTCAGGACGCTGGCGGTGTTTGGACAGTAATCAAGAGACTAAGTCG AGACGGTCCCGCCGAAATTCGGACCGGGACTCTGGTTGGTGCAGACAAGTTCGGCAATAAGTATTACgaaaacaacaattacatcTGGT CTCGACATCGCTGGGTCGACTACGGCAAGTGGAAGGGATTCGATGCAAGCCAAGTACCCGGAGAATG GCATCGCTGGCTGCACTCAATGACTGACGATCCTCCCACTAGAGTCCCACCAGTTCATCGTAAATTTTTGCAAGACCACGAGGAAAACTTTACTGGCACTAACAGGCAGTATGTTCCATATAGTACAACTAGAGCGAAGATTGAATTGTGGAATCCTGAAGTGAAGGACTGA
- the LOC134188278 gene encoding TNF receptor-associated factor 4-like has product MSSGQSSGGFEAHFVEPLIDLWKCPICLLAAREPKLTECGHQFCTECLGPLMGGNTLSCPVCRKSLNKSQVYPNNMMKREILSLKIECDQCKKGCTWQGELRQREEHNKQCGYVPEACSTNCGQSVMRKDMDNHRRQVCRRRVVVCSYCGTGCTWQGELRLREQHNKQCGYVPEACSNDCGQSVMRKDMDNHRRQVCRRRIVVCSYCGTGCTWQGELRLREQHNKQCGYVPEACSNNCGQSVMRKDMDNHRRQVCRRRIVVCSYCGTGCTWQGQLRLREQHNKQCGYVPEACSNNCGQSVMRKDMDNHRQQVCRRRIVVCSYCGTGCTWKGELRQREQHNKQCGYVPEACSNNCGQSVMRKDMDNHRRQVCRRRVVVCSYCRTSLECRLLRGHYGTCDSYPVDCPYECGMQIARKDVELHTSEEDACSNKPLACKFASAGCQFIGNKRHLKDHMQTSTVYHHSLAMKSFIWNAFLFYVLAAFVALCVLFD; this is encoded by the coding sequence ATGAGTAGTGGACAATCTTCAGGTGGGTTTGAGGCTCATTTCGTCGAGCCTCTCATAGATTTATGGAAATGTCCCATCTGCCTTTTGGCAGCACGAGAACCAAAGCTAACCGAATGTGGTCACCAGTTTTGCACGGAATGCTTGGGGCCCCTCATGGGGGGCAACACGCTGTCATGCCCTGTGTGCAGAAAGAGCCTGAACAAATCACAAGTCTATCCAAACAACATGATGAAACGTGAGATTCTGagtttgaaaattgaatgcgATCAATGCAAGAAAGGCTGTACCTGGCAAGGTGAACTGAGACAGCGTGAAGAACACAACAAGCAATGTGGCTACGTACCGGAAGCATGCAGCACTAATTGTGGACAATCGGTAATGAGAAAGGACATGGACAATCACAGACGGCAGGTGTGCCGTCGAAGAGTTGTTGTCTGTTCCTACTGTGGTACAGGCTGTACCTGGCAAGGTGAACTGAGACTGCgtgaacaacacaacaagcaatGTGGCTATGTACCGGAAGCATGCAGCAATGATTGTGGACAATCGGTAATGAGAAAGGACATGGACAATCACAGACGGCAGGTGTGCCGTCGAAGAATTGTTGTCTGTTCCTACTGTGGTACAGGCTGTACCTGGCAAGGTGAACTGAGACTGCgtgaacaacacaacaagcaatGTGGCTACGTACCGGAAGCATGCAGCAATAATTGTGGACAATCGGTAATGAGAAAGGACATGGACAATCACAGACGGCAGGTGTGCCGTCGAAGAATTGTTGTCTGTTCCTACTGTGGTACAGGCTGTACCTGGCAAGGTCAACTGAGACTGCgtgaacaacacaacaagcaatGTGGCTACGTACCGGAAGCATGCAGCAATAATTGTGGACAATCGGTAATGAGAAAGGACATGGACAATCACAGACAGCAGGTGTGCCGTCGAAGAATTGTTGTCTGTTCCTACTGTGGTACAGGCTGTACCTGGAAAGGTGAACTGAGACAGCgtgaacaacacaacaagcaatGTGGCTACGTACCGGAAGCATGCAGCAATAATTGTGGACAATCGGTAATGAGAAAGGACATGGACAATCACAGACGGCAGGTGTGCCGTCGAAGAGTTGTTGTCTGTTCCTACTGTCGTACATCTCTGGAATGTAGACTGTTACGTGGTCACTATGGCACGTGTGACAGTTACCCTGTTGACTGTCCTTATGAGTGTGGAATGCAGATTGCTAGGAAAGATGTGGAATTGCACACTAGTGAGGAGGATGCATGTTCTAACAAACCTTTAGCGTGTAAGTTTGCATCTGCTGGGTGCCAATTTATTGGGAATAAAAGGCATCTGAAAGATCATATGCAGACTAGCACAGTCTATCATCATAGCTTGGCGATGAAATCATTCATATGGAATGCTTTTCTTTTTTATGTGctagctgcatttgttgcGTTATGTGTATTATTTGATTAA
- the LOC134188019 gene encoding uncharacterized protein LOC134188019, which produces MHINYNTCYKQSRSVVLQSAYRMHLSLTSSLSCSSVDIVGLLLVLHVLVCDVVGRLTISGNTTVRLGQRKHSICCHSHDENNEVGWKRVVPDGQTSLPVPLCVSVRRESVCAVGERGSTTLKFGTITLQSAGVFACTAVNTLGKLVKNVNVTVLATPFYHVTLPSLRLRTDVVARESEDGLLIGATSGLSDGESENGSDVNGEEVGLVAVLVCISVAVTTFWVAMALLCCRTGCRRRAVSVGETEKATPTAV; this is translated from the exons ATGCACATAAATTATAACACCTGCTATAAGCAGTCTCGATCAGTAGTGCTGCAGTCTGCCTACAGAATGCATCTCTCTCTTACTTCCTCTCTCTCTTGCAGTTCCGTCGACATTGTGGGATTACTCCTCGTGCTGCATGTGCTAG TTTGTGACGTCGTCGGGCGACTCACAATCAGCGGAAACACGACAGTGCGACTAGGACAGCGGAAACACTCGATCTGCTGCCATAGTCACGACGAGAACAACGAGGTCGGATGGAAACGAGTGGTTCCAGATGGGCAGACCTCACTTCCGGTTCCACTGTGCGTGTCTGTCAGACGTGAGAGCGTCTGTGCGGTCGGAGAGAGGGGCAGCACAACGTTGAAGTTTGGTACAATAACGCTGCAGTCAGCTGGCGTCTTCGCCTGCACAGCAGTAAACACATTAGGAAAACTTGTAAAGAACGTCAACGTCACCGTGTTGGCCACGCCtttttatcacgtgactttgccCAGTTTGCGTCTACGCACAG ATGTTGTGGCGAGGGAGTCTGAAGACGGCTTGCTGATTGGTGCGACTTCTGGGTTGTCAGATGGTGAGAGTGAAAACGGAAGTGACGTCAATGGAGAGGAGGTCGGTCTGGTGGCAGTTTTGGTGTGCATCTCGGTCGCTGTGACGACTTTCTGGGTGGCGATGGCTTTGCTGTGTTGTCGCACTGGTTGTAGACGTAGAGCGGTCTCAGTTGGAGAGACCGAGAAAGCAACACCTACTGCAGTCTAG
- the LOC134188277 gene encoding uncharacterized protein LOC134188277: MSQETPQQEVQMEVDARLDSTPAEGKEASDVTQQSPDSKQKVVSPHVSPITGAAVVNVTVLDESSSDCDSVKLVVPFRCETTVSDMESSVDSAEVSRIEEEKAVKVSERDNQHAAAPSHGVEPLQSKILDNVMLSVVGDVPESDPKTKLGRLKRQLEIKMAVPRETLMLDCAPPPKRSRLTPENQPGNGEKTIKSEEAGTTSNLDSCRESKLQTEIRIIKEKGDDEAALISPADTELPTAGTETEADSNGFPWKSYLNRVRGRSAPATYFNQWVAPLSNDFIENVLLEAVDQASGHERRVVLAKVADVIGIRLLLSLIGCPDTHPGQVVYVDSPDIHPIGWCRAQGKQLGIPVGVRKELLPNFEKFRNEQTEKAEWASPSFFTYAGQIKSRYLELPRVLIGNSSTFAAGERLEAIMDDKSPKRVRVANVKEVVGDTLIIHADGDPQEPRYYKQYPVGSRLLHPVGFCYSKNLRLVVPRGMIAETFNWADYLRSLNAKAASPLLFKKRNYFRVGMKLEAIDPKHPLLICLATITEVKDNQLKIHFDDCGPDRDFWVDADSRTIFPCGWCEKTKHPLETSSKFLGDVTKQPSTSSSKSGTAASSSDETLKSGSPAKARKVDVQASVANPKHDTKAGGFVKRNVQMGRETAPQGNTNFYLPTAVGSLHTQLAQEKTPIMTFVTGSNTARKSTSGRLSLPLNPQLAARQSRSKTTPAATVVTTAVLASPFRVPAVPPQRGPQLVAAPHRTNIGGLSATGLEQPYSFCSLCVLKRLGFTICFAYLHDAARQTLPECMNCRLTSCRSCYVLVYTYPSQPGAAEYLRMYFDISHRISTGSVIGRRKLMYLPAVVVASQYVQLTTRTLQTIMACCERPLAFLKAMPKGNNSPQAARIVLDQVGQDTVWTTLPPCDTEVGMFRLLHQTLDTVGCSRDFVSKTRRKDGDPVALFQDKFRVSTYDENHVAYVNNTVAPIGPVLSGNKLKRAVGLLSANTYPELAQNIAQFLVDKCKDPKVVFSIIPEARISTGKELYIFLPDGTKKAISHSTGFNAAWTMAHRIMQAIHCSPELLTPTKLQLSTETTAPVSASSSTTQTLSISRPITRQTTSTGGSTVGSGPVAYFNVAVETGPKIVRSLLFQLPKHVSAKTYTDLVRSVIQMVSSLAVTPRVVFECMEGEGDKGENFSLLWKDERGRLHTQFVAVEDSYDGAWRLIGRLLERLGCSSSFITPQAPGTAVAGGLEPADSGSERPSWYHAVFDISINTGPMLDVKKVERLPERTSAATVDLLHKRVIQMIVDCAMRPEQVFWLIPGGSCQAEVTCQTSGGDLLRRKIRSCASVDVLRRYVESFLINIRCSPKFVRIGNLVVKRVEKTKGITKIASKTEELHKQVTSPSSQITSEKPTKSPPAPSPPPPSSSSFPTSPASPLTAAEVASTNKAHAKEQAKVPESRAETTNPEQWSVSDVVSYFQSTPDCRDLAPLFEKNEIDGSALMLLDRDALVQFMGVKMGPTLKALQHVNKLKAKWKI; encoded by the exons ATGTCGCAGGAGACGCCGCAACAGGAGGTGCAGATGGAGGTAGACGCGAGACTCGATAGTACACCCGCTGAAGGGAAGGAAGCGTCAGACGTG ACTCAGCAATCTCCCGACTCGAAGCAAAAAGTAGTCTCTCCTCATGTATCCCCGATCACCGGCGCGGCCGTAGTTAACGTGACCG TATTGGATGAAAGCAGTAGTGACTGTGATTCGGTCAAGTTGGTTGTACCGTTCCGCTGTGAGACGACGGTCTCCGACATGGAGTCGTCGGTCGACAGCGCCGAAGTGTCGCGCATCGAGGAGGAGAAGGCCGTCAAAGTGAGCGAGCGCGACAACCAGCATGCCGCCGCGCCGTCGCACGGTGTGGAGCCGCTTCAGTCGAAGATTCTGGACAATGTGATGCTGAGTGTCGTCGGCGATGTGCCGGAGAGTGACCCGAAGACGAAGCTTGGACGTCTGAAACGTCAGTTGGAGATAAAAATGGCAG TTCCTAGAGAGACCTTGATGTTGGATTGTGCACCGCCGCCTAAACGTTCTCGCCTTACTCCTGAAAATCAGCCGGGAAATGGAGAGAAAACCATCAAGAGCGAGGAGGCAGGAACAACGAGCAATTTGGATTCGTGCAGAGAATCGAAGCTGCAAACGGAGATTCGCATTATAAAAGAGAAAGGAGACGACGAAGCAGCACTCATCTCTCCGGCGGATACAGAACTGCCAACGGCCGGTACTGAAACCGAAG CTGATTCCAATGGTTTTCCATGGAAGTCTTATCTCAACCGGGTTCGTGGACGCAGTGCACCAGCAACATACTTTAATCAG TGGGTTGCACCTTTAAGCAATGATTTTATTGAGAATGTATTACTGGAAGCCGTTGACCAGGCAAGTGGTCACGAACGAAGAGTCGTGTTGGCGAAGGTGGCCGACGTAATCGGTATACGTCTGTTGCTTTCTCTTATTGGATGCCCGGATACTCATCCCGGTCAGGTGGTCTACGTCGACAGTCCCGATATTCATCCGATCGGATGGTGTCGTGCTCAAGGCAAACAGCTGGGAATTCCAGTTG GAGTCCGCAAAGAGTTGCTTCctaattttgagaaatttagAAACGAGCAGACGGAAAAGGCCGAGTGGGCGTCTCCGTCATTTTTTACATATGCAGGACAG ATTAAGTCCAGATATCTCGAACTGCCGCGCGTTCTAATCGGCAATTCTAGCACCTTCGCGGCGGGCGAACGTTTAGAAGCAATCATGGACGACAAGAGTCCGAAACGAGTTCGAGTAGCAAACGTGAAGGAAGTCGTCGGAGACACTCTTATCATTCACGCCGACGGCGACCCACAAGAACCTCGATACTACAAACAATATCCCGTAGGTTCACGTCTACTTCATCCGGTCGGATTCTGCTACTCCAAGAATCTGCGTCTGGTGGTGCCTCGCG GGATGATCGCTGAGACGTTTAACTGGGCCGATTATTTGAGATCTCTTAATGCGAAGGCAGCTTCTCCCCTGTTGTTCAAGAAACGT AATTATTTTAGAGTTGGCATGAAGTTAGAGGCAATCGATCCCAAACATCCACTCTTGATCTGTCTAGCTACCATCACTGAAGTAAAAGACAATCAACTGAAG ATTCACTTTGACGATTGTGGCCCAGACAGGGATTTTTGGGTCGATGCCGACAGTCGCACTATTTTTCCTTGTGGTTGGTGCGAGAAGACAAAACATCCTTTGGAAACGAGTTCCAAGTTTCTAGGCGATGTCACCAAGCAGCCATCGACTTCAAGTAGTAAGTCTGGTACAGCCGCTTCTTCTTCAGACGAGACTCTGAAGTCTGGCAGCCCTGCTAAAGCGAGGAAGGTTGATGTTCAAGCCTCGGTGGCAAACCCTAAGCATGATACAAAGGCTGGCGGTTTTGTGAAGAGGAACGTGCAGATGGGACGAGAAACAGCGCCTCAAGGAAACACTAACTTTTATCTACCGACCGCTGTCGGGTCTTTGCACACTCAGTTGGCGCAAGAGAAGACACCGATAATGACGTTTGTAACAG GGAGCAACACCGCCCGTAAATCGACATCCGGCCGACTGTCATTGCCTCTCAACCCTCAACTGGCCGCCCGACAATCACGCTCTAAGACCACTCCAGCAGCGACCGTCGTAACTACAGCCG TCTTGGCGTCTCCGTTTCGTGTTCCAGCCGTGCCACCTCAACGTGGCCCACAACTGGTAGCAGCACCTCACAGGACCAATATCGGAGGTCTTTCCGCAACCGGTCTGGAGCAGCCTTACTCTTTTTGCTCTCTCTGTGTTTTAAAAAGGCTCGGGTTCACAATATGTTTTGCTTACCTCCATGACGCGGCACGGCAAACGCTG CCTGAGTGCATGAACTGTCGTCTAACGAGTTGTCGGTCGTGTTATGTATTAGTGTATACGTATCCTTCGCAGCCCGGAGCGGCGGAATATCTGCGTATGTATTTCGACATCTCGCATCGGATTTCCACCGGTTCCGTGATCGGGCGCAGGAAGCTGATGTACTTGCCGGCCGTCGTTGTGGCTAGTCAGTACGTGCAGTTGACTACAAGAACTCTTCAAACGATTATGGCGTGTTGTGAACGCCCGTTGGCCTTTCTAAAGGCAATGCCGAAGGGCAACAATAGTCCACAGGCTGCACGGATTGTTCTGGATCAGGTTGGGCAGGATACGGTCTGGACGACTCTACCACCCTGTGACACGGAAGTGGGAATGTTTCGTTTGCTTCATCAGACTCTGGATACGGTTGGCTGTTCGCGTGACTTTGTTAGCAAGACGAGGAGAAAGGATGGTGATCCGGTCGCTTTGTTTCAAG ACAAGTTCCGAGTTTCAACATATGATGAAAATCACGTGGCGTACGTTAACAATACAGTCGCCCCGATCGGGCCCGTTTTATCAGGCAACAAACTAAAGAGGGCTGTTGGACTATTGAGTGCCAACACATATCCAGAGTTGGCCCAGAACATTGCCCAGTTTCTCGTTGACAAATGCAAAGATCCCAAAGTCGTCTTCAGTATCATACCGGAGGCCAGGATATCAACGGGAAAGGAGCTTTATATTTTTCTTCCCGACGGCACCAAAAAGGCGATTTCACACTCGACGGGGTTCAACGCAGCGTGGACTATGGCACATCGTATTATGCAAGCTATACATTGTTCGCCTGAGTTGTTGACTCCCACCAAATTGCAGTTGAGCACGGAGACAACTGCGCCTGTGTCAG CTTCATCATCTACAACACAGACTCTATCAATTTCACGTCCGATCACACGTCAAACTACATCTACCGGAg GCTCGACGGTTGGTAGCGGCCCGGTAGCGTACTTTAACGTCGCCGTAGAGACCGGCCCGAAAATCGTCCGCTCCTTGCTGTTCCAGCTGCCCAAACATGTTTCAGCGAAGACGTACACAGATCTAGTGCGCAGTGTCATTCAGATGGTGAGTTCCCTTGCCGTCACGCCGCGCGTCGTCTTCGAGTGTATGGAAGGCGAAGGCGACAAGGGTGAGAACTTCAGTCTCTTGTGGAAGGACGAACGCGGCCGCCTGCATACGCAGTTCGTCGCCGTGGAGGATAGCTACGACGGTGCGTGGCGCCTGATCGGCCGACTTCTCGAACGTCTCGGTTGCAGTTCGTCGTTCATTACACCTCAGGCTCCAG GCACGGCTGTTGCGGGCGGGTTGGAACCTGCAGATTCCGGTTCTGAACGTCCGAGTTGGTATCATGCCGTCTTCGACATTTCCATCAACACGGGTCCCATGCTCGACGTCAAGAAGGTAGAGAGACTGCCGGAACGAACGTCGGCGGCGACCGTCGACCTTCTACACAAGCGTGTCATACAAATGATTGTTGACTGCGCGATGAGACCGGAGCAGGTCTTCTGGCTAATTCCGGGCGGAAGTTGTCAGGCGGAGGTCACGTGTCAGACGTCGGGCGGTGACTTGTTGAGACGGAAGATTCGTAGCTGCGCCTCCGTGGACGTCCTGCGGCGGTATGTGGAGTCGTTCCTCATCAATATTCGTTGCAGCCCGAAGTTTGTGAGGATCGGAAATCTGGTGGTTAAAAGAGTGGAGAAAACAAAAGGAATTACCAAAATAG CATCTAAGACGGAGGAGCTCCATAAACAAGTGACAAGCCCATCTTCTCAAATCACCTCGGAAAAGCCCACAAAATCGCCACCAGctccatcaccaccaccaccatcatcatcatcattccCTACCTCTCCCGCTTCGCCTCTGACAGCAGCCGAAGTGGCCTCAACGAACAAAGCACACGCCAAAGAGCAAGCAAAAGTACCCG AATCACGCGCGGAAACGACTAACCCCGAACAATGGTCGGTGAGCGACGTGGTTTCCTACTTTCAGTCAACGCCCGACTGTCGAGATTTGGCGCCACTGTTCGAGAAGAAC GAAATTGACGGCAGTGCTCTGATGTTATTGGATCGAGACGCTCTTGTGCAGTTCATGGGGGTGAAAATGGGACCGACACTGAAAGCCCTTCAGCATGTCAACAAGTTGAAGGCGAAATGGAAGATCTAG
- the LOC134187745 gene encoding uncharacterized protein LOC134187745, giving the protein MNVIAILLSLLTTLARSTGSKQTVNANAQAVILDNRDYSVTCASDDSRVTLLWKRELPRILNGGVHVAGCTDVQSLKSGQVCVEKGKGEATLRFGAITFDSAGVFVCCRKDGKDVDVIRTINVTVSAPPTRTASGLSNVQATAHHLLSKEDGQMVVDEKAGRTPGSHTHTEGDEVLQIGLVAVLLCLSLVTTLFWISMIILFCCCKNRHVSDSSLHAVVAV; this is encoded by the exons ATGAACGTCATCGCTATCCTGCTGAGCCTGCTCACCACTCTAG CTAGATCGACAGGCAGTAAACAGACTGTGAATGCAAACGCACAAGCAGTCATTCTCGACAACAGAGACTATAGCGTAACATGTGCTAGTGATGATTCCCGCGTCACTTTGCTGTGGAAGAGAGAACTGCCGAGAATACTGAACGGCGGCGTTCATGTAGCCGGCTGTACGGACGTACAATCTCTCAAATCGGGGCAGGTGTGCGTGGAGAAAGGAAAAGGAGAGGCAACGTTGAGGTTTGGCGCGATAACTTTCGACTCTGCTGGAGTTTTCGTCTGCTGTCGGAAAGATGGGAAGGATGTTGACGTCATAAGAACTATCAACGTCACAGTGTCGGCCCCGCCTACACGTACAGCCTCAGGCCTATCAAATGTCCAAGCGACCGCACACCACTTGCTTTCAAAAG AAGACGGTCAGATGGTCGTTGACGAGAAAGCTGGTCGCACACCCGGGAGCCACACCCACACAGAAGGCGACGAAGTGCTGCAGATCGGACTGGTTGCGGTTCTCCTTTGTCTGTCACTAGTCACGACGCTTTTCTGGATTTCCATGATTATCTTGTtttgttgctgtaaaaatCGGCACGTTTCCGACAGCTCGCTCCACGCTGTGGTCGCAGTGTGA